A single region of the Capra hircus breed San Clemente chromosome 14, ASM170441v1, whole genome shotgun sequence genome encodes:
- the GML gene encoding glycosyl-phosphatidylinositol-anchored molecule-like protein, with translation MMLLFAFLLFMGWPLGFVEPWTFNVQCHECVVKNTFHCPVRRTCPYEIRRCFTVSMRLTSREILVYKNCTYNCTFLYRAEEPAAAPKRKTTHRFNSFYWVHCCGGNMCNFGGPTNLERDITIDYTLEEDIEANAQLVQSTLFLSIVSILVRNTLM, from the exons ATGATGCTCCTCTTTGCCTTCCTCCTCTTCATGGGATGGCCACTGGGCTTCGTTGAGCCCT GGACCTTTAACGTACAATGCCATGAGTGTGTGGTGAAAAACACCTTCCATTGTCCAGTTCGTAGAACGTGTCCTTATGAAATTAGGCGCTGTTTTACTGTCTCCATGC gtTTGACTTCTCGGGAAATACTCGTTTACAAGAACTGTACATATAACTGCACATTTCTGTATAGAGCCGAAGAGCCTGCGGCAGCCCCCAAAAGAAAGACGACTCATAGATTTAACAGTTTCTATTGGGTTCATTGTTGTGGTGGGAACATGTGCAATTTCGGAGGACCTACTAATCTGGAGAGGGACATCACAATAGATTATACACTTGAAGAGGATATTGAAGCAAATGCACAATTGGTGCAATCAACTTTATTCCTAAGCATTGTCTCCATCCTAGTCAGGAACACACTGATGTGA
- the LOC102188517 gene encoding LOW QUALITY PROTEIN: cytochrome P450 11B1, mitochondrial-like (The sequence of the model RefSeq protein was modified relative to this genomic sequence to represent the inferred CDS: substituted 1 base at 1 genomic stop codon): MALWAKARVWMAGPWLSLHRARPLGTRASAAPKAVLPFEAMPQCPGNKWMRMLQIWKEQGSENMHLDMHQTFQELGPIFRYDVGGRHMVFVMLPEDVERLQQAESLHPQRMLLEPWLAYQQACGHKCGVFLLNGPQWRLDRLRLNPDVLSLPALQKYTPLVDGMARDFSQTLKARVLQNARGSLTLDIAPSVFRYTIEASTLVLYGERLGLLTQQPNPDSLNFIHALEAMFKSTVQLMFVPRRLSRWTSSSMWREHFEAWDYIFQYANRAIQRIYQELALGHPWHYSGIVAELLMRADMTLDTIKANTIDLTAGSVDTTAFPLLMTLFELARNPEVQQALRQESLVAEARISENPQRATTELPLLQAALKETLRLYPVGITLERQVSSDLVLQNYHIPAGTLVKVLLYSLGXNPAVFARPESYHPQCWLDHRGSGSRFPHLAFGFGVRQRSQVPQWETARILQKVSDGTTQGDAQSPWQLCLSSFHCITKHTLDFRHPHLNTGSVQARVPQGHVV, encoded by the exons ATGGCGCTGTGGGCAAAGGCCAGGGTGTGGATGGCAGGGCCCTGGCTGTCCCTGCACAGGGCACGCCCACTGGGCACCAGAGCCTCTGCAGCCCCCAAGGCGGTGCTGCCCTTCGAAGCCATGCCCCAGTGTCCTGGCAACAAGTGGATGCGGATGCTGCAGATCTGGAAGGAGCAGGGCTCTGAGAACATGCACTTGGACATGCATCAGACCTTCCAGGAGCTGGGGCCCATTTT CAGGTACGACGTGGGAGGGAGACACATGGTGTTCGTGATGCTGCCCGAGGATGTGGAGAGGCTGCAGCAGGCGGAGAGCCTTCACCCGCAGCGGATGCTCCTGGAGCCCTGGCTGGCCTACCAACAGGCTTGCGGGCACAAGTGTGGCGTGTTCTTGCT CAACGGGCCCCAGTGGCGTTTGGACAGACTGCGGCTGAACCCAGACGTGCTCTCGCTGCCAGCCCTGCAGAAGTACACACCCTTGGTGGATGGCATGGCCAGGGATTTCTCCCAGACCCTGAAGGCGAGGGTGCTGCAGAATGCTCGGGGGAGTCTGACCCTGGACATCGCGCCCAGCGTCTTCCGCTACACCATCGAAG CCAGCACCTTAGTGCTTTACGGAGAGCGGCTTGGCCTTCTGACCCAGCAACCAAACCCTGACAGCCTGAACTTTATCCACGCGCTGGAGGCCATGTTCAAGTCCACCGTGCAGCTCATGTTTGTGCCCCGGCGCCTGTCACGGTGGACGAGCAGCAGCATGTGGAGGGAGCATTTTGAGGCCTGGGACTACATCTTCCAGTACG CCAACAGAGCCATCCAGAGAATCTATCAGGAGCTGGCCCTTGGCCACCCATGGCACTACAGCGGCATCGTGGCAGAGCTGCTGATGCGAGCAGACATGACCCTGGATACCATCAAGGCCAACACGATCGACCTCACTGCTGGAAGTGTGGACACG ACAGCCTTCCCTTTGCTGATGACTCTCTTTGAGCTGGCTCGGAACCCGGAGGTGCAGCAGGCCCTGcgccaggagagcctggtggctgAGGCCCGGATCTCAGAAAATCCCCAGAGGGCCACCACGGAGCTGCCTTTGTTGCAGGCGGCCCTCAAGGAGACCTTGAG GCTCTATCCCGTGGGTATCACTTTGGAGCGGCAAGTGAGCTCGGACCTGGTCCTGCAGAACTACCACATCCCGGCCGGG ACGCTGGTGAAGGTCCTACTCTATTCCCTGGGTTGAAACCCCGCCGTGTTCGCCAGGCCCGAGAGCTATCACCCCCAATGCTGGCTGGACCACCGGGGCTCTGGAAGCAGGTTCCCGCACCTGGCCTTTGGCTTTGGAGTTCGCCAGA GAAGCCAGGTGCCACAGTGGGAGACAGCTCGAATCCTGCAGAAGGTGTCTGACGGCACCACGCAGGGCGATGCACAGTCTCCGTGGCAGCTCTGCCTGTCCTCATTCCACTGCATCACCAAGCACACTCTCGACTTCCGCCATCCCCACCTGAACACTGGGAGCGTGCAGGCTCGGGTGCCTCAGGGGCATGTGGTCTGA